The Cloacibacterium sp. TD35 region TTCTGAGAACAAAAAAATATCCAGAGGGTTTTCAACCGATTGTATTTTAAACGGTTGCGGAAACATGACTTGTGCTTTTTTATGACCAAGAGAATCATATTTAAGAATACTCAAATCGCTGTTGCGATACACATAAATATTCTCATAATCGTCTATAAGAACATCTCTAATACTATCTTTTATGATAATAGGGAATTCTTTTTGTGCAAAAAGTATAGCACAAATAAATGTAAAAATAAATGATAATCGTTTCATGGCATTTGTGTTTATAAAATGTATTGTAAAGAAAAAACCAGAAACTTTCAGTATAAAATTTACTTTATTTTTACTTCATAAATTTTGTCCCAATTTTTTCCTGTAACGAGCATGTTTTGCCCTTTGAAGGCAATTCCGTTTAGAACATCATCTGTTCCTGTGTTGTGTTTTTTTACAATTTCTGAAAAATCTATTTTCGCCAAAACTTCTCCAGATTTTGGATTAATTTTTAGAATATATGGTTTTTGCCAAACATTCGCATAAATAGAATTGTCGTGATATTCTAATTCATTAATACTGTCATACACTTCAGTATTTCCAGCTACAGAGATGTATTTCACCATTTTAGAAGGGTCATTTACATCTAAGAAATATAGATTTTTAGTTCCGTCTGAAGCAATAAGATTTTTACCATCATACGTTAAACCCCAACCTTCTCCCATTACATTAGGATAAGGAAATTCTGACAAAAGTTTAAGTGATGATTTATCATAAATAAAACCTTTTTTATTTTGCCAAGTCAGTTGATACACTTTGTTTCCTACAACCGTACTTCCTTCAGAAAAAACATCTGCGGGTTGAGCTGTAAAATTTGTAGCATTGGTTTGACCTAATGTATATTTTAAAATTTTAGATTGTCCGGTTTGTCCATCACTTTCATAAATGGTGTTACCTTCTAACTGAAATCCCTGCACAAAATTAGCCTTATCGTGAGGATATTCTGCTACGATTTCATAAGTCAATTGCGCTTCTGGATTTTTGGCGAAAACATTTATGGTAGCATCTTGACTCAGCACTTTTCCATCTCTGGTAATATTGATGGTTACCGCATTATCTCCTAATGTAAAAAATGCTGGATCTACTACTAAATCGCTGGTTTCTTTGTCTCCAAAACTGATGCTGATGCTTTCTGCGTTTTCTGTAACTTCTTTGGGTAGGTTTATTTTGTCCCCGAAATGATAACCTTTGGTTTCCATTTCTGTATTATAGGTATTAAGAGCGTCTAAAATCTCTTTGTCTTTATTACATGAAGTTAATAAAAATAGGGCAAATATACTTACGAAAAGTGTTTTTTTCATTCTTAAATTATTTAGTTCAAAATTACAAAAAAAGCACCACTCTATAAGAATGATGCCTAATATTTAATAAATTTTAAGAAATTTTAGTTTTCAACAAAATTTTTCAAAGCTTTGTTTAGGATTTCGTCCCAACCGTTTTGGAAATTTTCTTTCTTAAAATCAGCGCCTAGATGATCAAAGTTTTCTAAACCTTTGTGTGTAAGAGTAACCAGCGTTCCGTTGCTTTCTGGTTGAAGCTCCCATTTTACTAACGTTTTATCATGGGTATAATCAGGATATGTCCAAGAATGTTTTAATTTTTTCTGAGGAATAATCTCTACGATTTCGCAGTGATGGTGTAATTTTTTATCTTCTCCTTCATAGAAATTAAAAGCGGCATGCTCTTTCAATTCGAAGTCTGGTATATTAAAATACCATTCTTTCATCTGTTCTCTATTCGTAATCGCATCCCAAACTTTTTCTATTGGTGCGTTTACTTTTACGCTGATTTTAACATTATCGTGCATAGCGTTATCATTTTTAAGATTGAACAATTATTTATACTCGAATTTACAAAAAATATATGGATTAATGTTGCTGAAATTTATCAGCCTTCTCTCAGAATTTAAACTCCAAATTGATCTAAATGATGATTGAGATGTTTCGCAAACATATTATTCCAACCTTGAGCTGTCATTTTCCCGAAATTAATGTTTTCTTTTCCTTCGAAAGCTTCTCTACCCAATTGTTGCACACGCTGAATATTGCCAATTAATTTGGCTTTTTCTTCTTCAAAGTTTCTTTCATCTGCAATAATA contains the following coding sequences:
- a CDS encoding glutaminyl-peptide cyclotransferase, producing the protein MKKTLFVSIFALFLLTSCNKDKEILDALNTYNTEMETKGYHFGDKINLPKEVTENAESISISFGDKETSDLVVDPAFFTLGDNAVTINITRDGKVLSQDATINVFAKNPEAQLTYEIVAEYPHDKANFVQGFQLEGNTIYESDGQTGQSKILKYTLGQTNATNFTAQPADVFSEGSTVVGNKVYQLTWQNKKGFIYDKSSLKLLSEFPYPNVMGEGWGLTYDGKNLIASDGTKNLYFLDVNDPSKMVKYISVAGNTEVYDSINELEYHDNSIYANVWQKPYILKINPKSGEVLAKIDFSEIVKKHNTGTDDVLNGIAFKGQNMLVTGKNWDKIYEVKIK
- a CDS encoding SRPBCC family protein, producing MHDNVKISVKVNAPIEKVWDAITNREQMKEWYFNIPDFELKEHAAFNFYEGEDKKLHHHCEIVEIIPQKKLKHSWTYPDYTHDKTLVKWELQPESNGTLVTLTHKGLENFDHLGADFKKENFQNGWDEILNKALKNFVEN